One genomic segment of Amycolatopsis sp. Hca4 includes these proteins:
- a CDS encoding DUF4118 domain-containing protein, producing the protein MTTADAGKRRRGELRIYLGAAPGVGKTFAMLGEARRRLDRGTDVVVGLVETHGRRKTAELLDGLEAVPRHKLEYRGHAFEEMDVDAILARAPEVAVVDELAHTNVAGSRNEKRWQDIEELLDAGIDVLSTVNVQHLESLNDVVERITGIAQQETVPDEVVRRAEQLELVDITPEALRRRLAHGNVYPANRIDAALGNYFRPGNLTALRELALLWVADQVDVALQRYRSERDITDTWEARERVVVAISGGRESETLIRRARRIAKRAGAELLVLQILRGDGLAGVSPQALAEYRKLAEDVGATFHTVVGDDVPTALLDFARGVNATQVVVGTSRRSRVARLFDEGIGATVVQESGPIDVHMVTHDESGGRLRAKLFPHSSLARRRQLLGWALALLLPAVATLIGVVLRQTLILSTNVIDYFLATIIVALVGGLGPALFASIASALLLNFFFTPPLYTLTVDAQQNVITLVAMVVVAVAFALVVDRASRRADAAARARTEAALLASYARTVLGDGDPLQRLLEKVRENFGLESVSLLEKQDDEWVRAACTGERPCDDPDEADVDVPVTDDVHLALRGRTLPAHDQRVLEAAAGQALLALRQQRMAAQTQEAQRRAETTELRTALLSAIGHDLRTPLTSIKAVFGGLRAHDVSLSEEDAEELLAAGEESTDRLSGLIDNLLDSSRLATGAVQPMLRPVGYDEVVVTALAAVDGGAKVEVDIDDRLPAVTADPGLLERAIANVIDNALRHGGGEVAVRASAYGGRVELRIVDHGPGLPKGTADSAFAPFQRLGDRNTTPGVGLGLSVAKGFVEAMDGDIRAEDTPGGGLTIVVSLPAVTR; encoded by the coding sequence GTGACGACAGCGGACGCGGGCAAGCGCCGCCGCGGTGAGCTGCGGATCTACCTGGGGGCCGCCCCGGGCGTGGGGAAGACCTTCGCCATGCTCGGGGAGGCCCGCCGCCGGCTCGATCGCGGCACCGACGTCGTCGTCGGCCTGGTGGAGACGCACGGCCGGCGCAAGACCGCTGAGCTCCTGGACGGGCTCGAAGCCGTCCCGCGGCACAAGCTCGAGTACCGCGGGCACGCCTTCGAGGAGATGGACGTCGACGCGATCCTCGCCCGCGCTCCGGAGGTCGCGGTGGTGGACGAGCTGGCGCACACGAACGTGGCCGGCTCGCGCAACGAGAAGCGCTGGCAGGACATCGAGGAACTCCTGGACGCCGGGATCGACGTCCTCTCGACGGTGAACGTGCAGCACCTGGAGAGCCTCAACGACGTCGTCGAGCGGATCACCGGCATCGCCCAGCAGGAGACCGTCCCGGACGAGGTCGTCCGCCGCGCCGAGCAGCTCGAACTGGTCGACATCACACCGGAAGCGCTCCGGCGGCGGCTCGCGCACGGCAACGTCTACCCGGCCAACCGGATCGACGCGGCGCTGGGCAACTACTTCCGGCCCGGCAACCTCACCGCGCTGCGGGAGCTCGCCCTGCTGTGGGTGGCCGACCAGGTCGACGTCGCCCTGCAGCGCTACCGCAGCGAACGCGACATCACCGACACCTGGGAGGCCCGGGAGCGCGTGGTCGTCGCGATCAGCGGCGGCCGCGAGAGCGAGACGCTGATCCGCCGGGCCCGACGCATCGCGAAACGGGCTGGCGCCGAACTGCTCGTTCTGCAGATCCTGCGCGGCGACGGCTTGGCCGGCGTCTCCCCGCAGGCGCTCGCCGAGTACCGCAAGCTCGCCGAGGACGTCGGCGCCACCTTCCACACCGTCGTCGGTGACGACGTGCCGACCGCGCTGCTCGATTTCGCCCGCGGGGTGAACGCGACGCAGGTCGTGGTGGGCACGTCCCGGCGCTCCCGGGTGGCGCGGCTGTTCGACGAGGGCATCGGCGCCACGGTGGTTCAGGAGTCCGGGCCGATCGACGTGCACATGGTCACCCACGACGAATCCGGCGGGCGGCTGCGCGCGAAGCTCTTTCCGCACAGCTCCCTGGCCCGGCGGCGACAGCTCCTCGGCTGGGCGCTCGCGCTGCTCCTGCCTGCGGTGGCGACGCTGATCGGCGTGGTGCTGCGGCAGACGCTCATCCTGTCCACGAACGTGATCGACTACTTTCTCGCGACGATCATCGTGGCCCTCGTCGGCGGGCTCGGGCCCGCGCTGTTCGCGTCGATCGCGAGCGCGTTGCTGCTGAACTTCTTCTTCACCCCGCCGCTGTACACGCTGACCGTGGACGCCCAGCAGAACGTCATCACGCTGGTGGCGATGGTCGTGGTCGCGGTGGCGTTCGCGCTCGTCGTCGACCGGGCCTCCCGCCGGGCCGACGCCGCCGCGCGGGCGCGGACCGAGGCCGCGCTGCTGGCCTCCTACGCCCGGACCGTGCTGGGTGACGGCGATCCGTTGCAGCGGCTGTTGGAGAAGGTGCGGGAGAACTTCGGGCTCGAATCCGTTTCATTGCTGGAGAAGCAGGACGACGAGTGGGTCCGTGCGGCCTGTACGGGGGAGCGGCCGTGTGACGACCCGGACGAAGCCGACGTCGACGTTCCGGTTACCGACGACGTCCACCTGGCCCTGCGCGGCCGGACGCTGCCGGCGCATGACCAGCGCGTCTTGGAGGCCGCGGCGGGCCAGGCGCTTCTGGCGTTGCGGCAGCAGCGGATGGCGGCGCAGACGCAGGAGGCTCAGCGCCGGGCGGAGACCACGGAGCTGCGAACGGCGCTGCTCTCGGCCATCGGCCACGACCTGCGTACCCCGCTGACGTCGATCAAGGCCGTCTTCGGTGGGTTGCGCGCCCACGACGTCAGCTTGTCCGAGGAGGACGCCGAAGAGCTCCTGGCCGCCGGTGAGGAGTCCACCGACCGGCTCTCCGGCTTGATCGACAACCTCCTGGATTCGTCGCGGCTGGCCACGGGGGCGGTTCAGCCGATGCTGCGCCCGGTGGGCTACGACGAGGTCGTCGTGACGGCGCTGGCCGCGGTGGACGGCGGCGCCAAGGTCGAGGTCGACATCGATGACCGGCTGCCCGCGGTCACCGCCGACCCCGGCCTGCTGGAACGGGCGATCGCCAACGTGATCGACAACGCGCTCCGCCACGGCGGCGGCGAGGTCGCCGTGCGCGCGAGCGCGTACGGGGGCCGCGTCGAGCTGCGGATCGTCGACCACGGCCCCGGCCTGCCGAAAGGCACCGCCGACTCGGCGTTCGCGCCGTTCCAGCGGCTCGGCGACCGCAACACCACCCCCGGTGTCGGGCTGGGCCTGTCGGTCGCGAAGGGGTTCGTGGAGGCGATGGACGGGGACATCCGGGCCGAGGACACCCCGGGTGGCGGCCTGACGATCGTCGTGTCCCTGCCGGCGGTGACGCGATGA
- the kdpC gene encoding K(+)-transporting ATPase subunit C, which yields MKVLYKQTVAGLKMLLVLTVLLGVVYPLAVWAVARIPGLSDQAEGSIVTQNGQAVGSSLIGVDPVAKDPAHDPYFHNRPSAGSKDPLGPGDPSTSGASNKGTGNDDLLALVKQRQELIAKREGVDVAKIPADAVTASASGLDPQISPAYAELQVPRVARENGLSEDEVRKLVAENTTGRGLGVLGDPAVTVLQLNLAVAAARH from the coding sequence ATGAAGGTGCTGTACAAGCAGACCGTCGCCGGCCTGAAGATGCTGCTGGTGCTCACCGTGCTGCTGGGCGTCGTCTACCCCCTGGCCGTCTGGGCGGTGGCCCGGATCCCCGGCCTCTCGGACCAGGCCGAAGGCTCGATCGTCACGCAGAACGGGCAAGCCGTCGGGTCGTCGCTGATCGGCGTCGACCCGGTGGCGAAGGACCCGGCACACGACCCGTACTTCCACAACCGGCCCTCGGCGGGGTCGAAGGACCCGCTCGGCCCGGGTGACCCGTCCACCTCGGGTGCGTCGAACAAGGGCACCGGCAACGACGACCTGCTCGCGCTGGTCAAACAACGGCAGGAGCTGATCGCCAAGCGCGAAGGCGTCGACGTCGCGAAGATCCCGGCCGACGCCGTCACCGCGTCGGCCTCGGGCCTCGACCCGCAGATCAGCCCGGCCTACGCCGAGCTGCAGGTGCCGCGGGTCGCGCGGGAGAACGGCCTGAGCGAGGACGAGGTCCGCAAGCTCGTCGCCGAGAACACGACCGGGCGCGGGCTCGGCGTGCTCGGCGACCCGGCGGTCACCGTGCTGCAGCTCAACCTCGCCGTCGCGGCGGCCAGGCACTGA
- the kdpB gene encoding potassium-transporting ATPase subunit KdpB produces MTMTTDRTPEEATQHHVENAGRVGAGVFNPRQLWTSLPDAFRKLSPRHQLRNPVMFVVWVGSVLVTVFAITDPGVFNIGVALWLWFTVLFANLAEAVAEGRGKAQAESLRKTKKETVARRLTEDGSEERVPGVDLRIGDLVVVEAGEVIPGDGDVVEGIATVDESAITGESAPVIRESGGDRSAVTGGTTVLSDRVVVKITTKPGESFVDRMIALVEGASRQKTPNEIALTILLAVLTIIFVLAVVALQPMARYSGGLVSVIVLTALLVCLIPTTIGALLSAIGIAGMDRLVQRNVLATSGRAVEAAGDVSTLLLDKTGTITFGNRQATELLPAGSSTVEDLAIAARLSSLADGTPEGRSIVDLCAREHDLAAEPNEAEKSGEFVPFTAQTRMSGIDLNGRIVRKGAASAVRAWVAEHGGTVPDEVHTIVDTISAEGGTPLVVAEQVEGVAAVRGVIRLSDVVKPGMKERFAELRTMGIKTVMITGDNPLTARAIAAEAGVDDFLAEAKPEDKMALIKKEQEGGRLVAMTGDGTNDAPALAQADVGVAMNTGTMAAKEAGNMVDLDSNPTKLIEIVEIGKQLLITRGALTTFSIANDLAKYFAILPAMFAAIYPQLDTLNIMRLHSPNSAILSAVIFNALIIVALIPLALRGVRYKPSTAKALLRRNLLIYGLGGIVTPFAGIWLIDLLVRLIPGM; encoded by the coding sequence ATGACCATGACCACCGACCGCACCCCCGAGGAAGCCACCCAGCACCACGTCGAGAACGCCGGCCGGGTCGGTGCGGGTGTGTTCAACCCTCGCCAGCTCTGGACGTCCCTGCCGGACGCCTTCCGCAAGCTCAGCCCGCGCCACCAGCTGCGCAACCCCGTCATGTTCGTGGTCTGGGTCGGGTCGGTGCTGGTGACCGTCTTCGCGATCACCGACCCGGGCGTGTTCAACATCGGCGTCGCGCTGTGGCTGTGGTTCACCGTCCTGTTCGCCAACCTCGCCGAAGCGGTCGCCGAAGGCCGCGGCAAGGCCCAGGCCGAGTCCCTGCGCAAGACCAAGAAGGAGACCGTCGCCCGCCGCCTGACCGAGGACGGTTCCGAGGAGCGCGTACCGGGCGTCGACCTGCGGATCGGCGACCTGGTCGTCGTCGAGGCCGGCGAGGTCATCCCGGGGGACGGAGACGTCGTCGAGGGCATCGCGACCGTGGACGAGTCGGCCATCACCGGCGAGTCCGCGCCGGTGATCCGGGAGTCCGGCGGCGACCGCTCCGCGGTCACCGGCGGCACGACCGTGCTGAGCGACCGGGTCGTCGTGAAGATCACGACCAAGCCGGGTGAGTCCTTCGTGGACCGGATGATCGCGCTGGTGGAAGGCGCTTCCCGGCAGAAGACGCCGAACGAGATCGCGCTGACCATCCTGCTGGCCGTGCTGACGATCATCTTCGTCCTCGCGGTCGTGGCGCTGCAGCCGATGGCCCGCTACTCCGGCGGCCTGGTGTCGGTGATCGTGCTGACCGCACTGCTGGTTTGCCTGATCCCGACGACGATCGGCGCGCTGCTGAGCGCGATCGGCATCGCCGGCATGGACCGCCTTGTCCAGCGCAACGTGCTGGCGACCAGCGGCCGCGCGGTCGAAGCCGCGGGCGACGTCTCGACGCTGCTGCTGGACAAGACCGGCACGATCACCTTCGGCAACCGCCAGGCGACCGAGCTGCTGCCCGCCGGATCGTCCACCGTGGAGGACCTGGCGATCGCGGCCCGGCTCTCGAGCTTGGCCGACGGCACGCCCGAAGGCCGCAGCATCGTCGACCTGTGCGCTCGCGAGCACGACCTCGCGGCCGAGCCGAACGAAGCGGAGAAGTCCGGCGAGTTCGTGCCGTTCACCGCGCAGACCCGGATGTCCGGCATCGACCTGAACGGCCGGATCGTCCGCAAGGGCGCCGCCAGCGCCGTGCGGGCGTGGGTCGCCGAGCACGGTGGCACCGTGCCGGACGAGGTGCACACCATCGTCGACACGATCAGCGCCGAAGGCGGCACCCCGCTCGTCGTCGCCGAACAAGTCGAAGGTGTCGCCGCCGTGCGGGGGGTGATCCGGTTGTCCGACGTCGTCAAGCCGGGCATGAAGGAGCGGTTCGCCGAGCTGCGCACGATGGGCATCAAGACCGTCATGATCACCGGCGACAACCCGCTGACCGCGCGGGCGATCGCTGCGGAGGCCGGCGTCGACGACTTCCTGGCCGAGGCCAAACCCGAAGACAAGATGGCACTGATCAAGAAGGAGCAGGAGGGTGGCCGGCTGGTCGCGATGACCGGCGACGGCACCAACGACGCTCCCGCGCTGGCGCAGGCGGACGTCGGGGTGGCGATGAACACCGGGACCATGGCGGCCAAGGAGGCCGGCAACATGGTCGACCTCGACTCCAACCCGACCAAGCTGATCGAGATCGTGGAGATCGGCAAGCAGCTGCTCATCACGCGTGGTGCGCTGACGACGTTCTCCATCGCCAACGACCTGGCGAAGTACTTCGCGATCCTGCCCGCGATGTTCGCGGCGATCTACCCGCAGCTCGACACGCTCAACATCATGCGGTTGCACTCGCCGAACTCGGCGATCCTGTCCGCGGTCATCTTCAACGCGCTGATCATCGTGGCGCTGATCCCGCTCGCCCTGCGCGGCGTGCGGTACAAGCCCTCCACCGCGAAGGCGCTGCTGCGGCGCAACCTGCTGATCTACGGCCTCGGCGGCATCGTGACGCCGTTCGCCGGGATCTGGCTGATCGACCTGCTCGTCCGACTGATTCCGGGAATGTGA
- the kdpA gene encoding potassium-transporting ATPase subunit KdpA, whose product MSSTWAGLGQVGLLLLALALVYRPLGDYMHRVFTSTKHWRLEKAVYKIVRADPESEQHWKTYASGVLGFSFVSVLFLYLLQRIQPLLPLNFGRTVDPGVAFNTAISFVTNTNWQSYIPEGVMGHVVQMAGLTVQNFVSAGVGLAVAIALNRAFVRSQSDRLGNFWVDLTRGTIRILLPLSFVFAIVLVALGVVQSLKSGVAVLNPDGSASTIALAPAASQEAIKEIGTNGGGIFNANSAHPFENPNSWSNLIEIFLLLVIPVALTRTFGKLVGNTKQGYVLLSVMGALWAGMLAVIWWGETHANGAAARLAGAALEGKETRFGIAGSALFADSTTGTSTGAVNSMHDSFTGLGGFGTLLNMMFGELSPGGVGTGLYSILVMAIIAMFLAGLMVGRTPEYLGKKLGKREVTCSAIAILAMPTVLLIGAGAALLIPGNTDAFNNPGAHGFSELLYAYTSASNNNGSAFAGITVTNDWYQSTLGVCMALGRFIPILAVLCLAGSLAAQRKVPETAGTLPTTSPLFATMLAGTVVLVAALTFIPALALGPIAEALA is encoded by the coding sequence ATGTCCTCGACGTGGGCGGGCCTGGGACAGGTCGGCCTCCTCCTGCTCGCCCTGGCGCTGGTGTACCGGCCGCTGGGCGACTACATGCACCGCGTGTTCACGAGCACGAAACATTGGCGGCTGGAGAAGGCCGTTTACAAGATCGTGCGCGCGGACCCGGAGTCCGAGCAGCACTGGAAGACCTACGCCTCGGGCGTGCTGGGCTTCTCGTTCGTCTCGGTCCTGTTCCTCTATCTGCTGCAGCGCATCCAGCCGCTGCTGCCGTTGAACTTCGGCCGGACCGTCGACCCCGGGGTCGCGTTCAACACCGCGATCAGCTTCGTGACCAACACGAACTGGCAGTCTTATATCCCCGAGGGCGTCATGGGGCACGTGGTCCAGATGGCCGGGCTGACCGTGCAGAACTTCGTCTCCGCCGGCGTCGGCCTGGCGGTGGCGATCGCGCTGAACCGCGCGTTCGTGCGCTCCCAGAGCGACCGGCTCGGCAACTTCTGGGTCGACCTGACCCGCGGCACGATCCGGATCCTGCTGCCGCTGTCGTTCGTCTTCGCGATCGTCCTGGTGGCGCTCGGGGTGGTGCAGAGCCTCAAGTCCGGCGTCGCGGTACTCAACCCGGACGGCTCGGCCAGCACCATCGCACTGGCCCCGGCGGCGAGCCAGGAGGCCATCAAGGAGATCGGCACCAACGGCGGCGGCATCTTCAACGCCAATTCCGCACACCCGTTCGAGAACCCGAACTCCTGGTCCAACCTGATCGAGATCTTCCTGCTGCTGGTGATCCCGGTGGCGCTGACCCGCACGTTCGGCAAGCTGGTCGGCAACACCAAGCAGGGCTATGTCCTCCTCAGCGTCATGGGCGCGTTGTGGGCGGGCATGCTCGCGGTGATCTGGTGGGGCGAGACCCACGCCAACGGCGCGGCTGCCCGGTTGGCCGGCGCGGCCCTGGAGGGCAAGGAAACTCGCTTCGGAATCGCGGGGTCGGCGTTGTTCGCCGACTCGACCACCGGGACGTCGACCGGTGCGGTGAACTCGATGCACGACAGTTTCACCGGGCTCGGCGGGTTCGGGACGCTGCTGAACATGATGTTCGGCGAGCTGTCACCCGGCGGTGTCGGCACCGGCCTCTACAGCATTCTGGTGATGGCGATCATCGCGATGTTCCTGGCCGGGCTGATGGTCGGGCGCACGCCGGAGTACCTGGGCAAGAAGCTCGGCAAGCGCGAGGTCACCTGCTCGGCGATCGCGATCCTCGCGATGCCGACGGTCCTGCTCATCGGCGCCGGGGCGGCCCTGCTGATCCCGGGCAATACCGACGCGTTCAACAACCCGGGCGCGCATGGCTTCTCCGAGCTGCTCTACGCCTACACCTCGGCCAGCAACAACAACGGCAGCGCGTTCGCCGGCATCACCGTGACCAACGACTGGTACCAGTCGACCCTCGGTGTCTGCATGGCGCTGGGCCGGTTCATCCCCATCCTCGCCGTCCTCTGCCTGGCCGGTTCCCTGGCCGCCCAGCGGAAGGTGCCGGAGACCGCCGGCACGCTGCCGACCACCAGCCCGCTGTTCGCGACCATGCTCGCCGGCACCGTCGTGCTGGTCGCGGCCCTGACCTTCATCCCCGCCCTGGCCCTCGGGCCGATTGCCGAGGCTCTCGCATGA
- the kdpF gene encoding K(+)-transporting ATPase subunit F codes for MSGTGVVANVVGGVLALALIVYLFIALIKPEKF; via the coding sequence GTGAGCGGCACCGGCGTGGTCGCCAACGTCGTCGGCGGCGTACTGGCGTTGGCCCTGATCGTCTACCTGTTCATCGCGCTGATCAAACCGGAGAAGTTCTGA
- a CDS encoding YbaB/EbfC family nucleoid-associated protein produces MAADPELRTSLPRQSSVQVSHSSHDGAISVVVTLDGQVRDLQLADTVSTRPAAQLARDILECIHDAQALFDLGPATR; encoded by the coding sequence TTGGCAGCCGACCCCGAGCTCCGCACGTCCCTTCCCCGCCAGAGCAGCGTCCAGGTGAGCCACAGCAGTCACGACGGCGCCATCTCGGTCGTCGTGACCCTCGACGGCCAGGTGCGCGACCTGCAGCTGGCCGATACCGTGTCCACCCGCCCGGCGGCCCAGCTGGCGCGCGACATCCTCGAGTGCATCCACGACGCCCAGGCCTTGTTCGACCTGGGCCCGGCTACTCGTTGA
- a CDS encoding winged helix-turn-helix transcriptional regulator, with protein sequence MADAGLTRVIRCRGAVELLDELASGARTVAALRRAVPRRVLAPALRALAAEGAIRRSAVGTWDGRPGDEVMFSLTAVGHRFVAGLSDMDVWVEVYERYLNE encoded by the coding sequence ATGGCCGACGCCGGTCTCACGCGCGTGATCCGCTGCCGCGGTGCGGTGGAGCTGCTCGACGAACTCGCCTCCGGCGCCCGTACCGTCGCCGCGCTGCGCCGGGCGGTTCCGCGGCGAGTGCTCGCCCCCGCGTTGCGGGCGTTGGCGGCGGAAGGTGCGATCCGACGCTCAGCGGTGGGCACCTGGGACGGCCGGCCGGGCGATGAGGTGATGTTCTCCCTCACCGCCGTCGGCCACCGGTTTGTTGCCGGATTGTCTGATATGGACGTCTGGGTCGAGGTGTACGAGCGCTACCTCAACGAGTAG
- a CDS encoding APC family permease: MPAPTSWLKRLVLGRPFRSDTLGETLLPKWLALPIFASDPLSSVAYATQEILLILSIGGLAYLTLAPWIGLAVAVLLTVVVISYRQVVKAYPSGGGSYEVASRNLGSSAGLVVAGALMVDYIMTVAVSVASGVDNIISAVPELNDYRIALNLGFIVVLMAMNLRGIRESGRAFAIPTYLFIGGVVLMIALGLGQAVAGHAPVAESAGYEVRPEQVGLTGLALVFLLLRSFSSGCTALTGVEAISNGVPAFRKPKSANAARTMTAMGVIAVTMFGGITALAMISQVRIAENTCDLTGFRGDCTTDPQRTVISQIAAAVFGGDHSVLFYFLQAATALILILAANTAFNGFPLLASILAQDRYLPRQLHTRGDRLAFSNGIVALAVVAGILIFAFDGSTTRLIQLYILGVFTSFTLCQAGMVRHWNRALADSTDARERRSIHRSRLINAVGAVLTAVVLVVVMITKFTHGAYLVVIAIPVLYVLMRGIHRHYTHVREELQPDDEFELLPSRVHAIVLVSTLHKPSQRAIAFARATRPDTLSAITVNVDDADTRELQRQWEQRSMKIPLKVIESPYREITRPVVQYIKNLRRDSPRDVVCIYIPEYVVGRWWENVLHNQSSLRLKGRLLFEPGVMVTSVPWQLSSTNRRDLQRVRPLPGDIRRGVTTQRRS, translated from the coding sequence GTGCCAGCACCAACGTCATGGCTCAAACGGCTGGTACTCGGACGGCCGTTCCGGAGCGACACCCTCGGCGAGACCTTGCTGCCCAAGTGGCTCGCGCTGCCGATCTTCGCCAGTGACCCGCTGTCGTCGGTCGCCTACGCGACCCAGGAGATCCTGCTCATCCTGAGCATCGGCGGCCTGGCGTACCTCACGCTCGCACCGTGGATCGGCCTCGCGGTCGCTGTGCTGCTGACCGTCGTCGTCATCTCCTACCGCCAGGTCGTGAAGGCCTACCCCAGTGGCGGTGGCTCCTACGAAGTCGCTTCACGCAACCTCGGGAGCTCCGCGGGACTCGTCGTCGCCGGCGCCCTGATGGTCGACTACATCATGACGGTCGCGGTATCGGTGGCGTCCGGTGTGGACAACATCATCTCCGCGGTACCCGAGCTCAACGACTACCGCATCGCCCTGAACCTGGGCTTCATCGTGGTGCTGATGGCGATGAACCTGCGCGGCATCCGGGAGTCCGGCCGCGCGTTCGCCATCCCGACCTACCTGTTCATCGGCGGGGTCGTGCTGATGATCGCGCTCGGCCTCGGCCAGGCCGTCGCCGGCCACGCGCCGGTCGCCGAGAGCGCCGGCTACGAAGTCCGCCCCGAACAGGTCGGCCTGACCGGCCTGGCACTGGTGTTCCTGCTGCTGCGGTCGTTCTCCTCCGGCTGCACCGCGCTCACCGGTGTCGAAGCGATCTCCAACGGCGTGCCCGCGTTCCGCAAACCCAAGAGCGCCAACGCCGCGCGCACCATGACGGCGATGGGCGTCATCGCCGTCACCATGTTCGGCGGCATCACCGCACTCGCCATGATCAGCCAAGTGCGGATCGCCGAGAACACCTGCGACCTCACCGGGTTCCGCGGCGACTGCACCACCGACCCGCAGCGCACGGTGATCAGCCAGATCGCCGCCGCCGTGTTCGGCGGCGACCACTCGGTGCTGTTCTACTTCCTCCAGGCCGCCACCGCGCTGATCCTGATCCTCGCGGCGAACACCGCGTTCAACGGGTTCCCGCTGCTGGCCTCGATCCTCGCCCAGGACCGCTACCTGCCCCGCCAGCTGCACACCCGCGGCGACCGGCTCGCCTTCTCCAACGGGATCGTCGCGCTCGCGGTCGTCGCCGGGATCCTGATCTTCGCCTTCGACGGCTCGACCACCCGCCTGATCCAGCTCTACATCCTCGGCGTCTTCACCTCCTTCACGCTCTGCCAGGCAGGTATGGTCCGGCACTGGAACCGCGCCCTGGCCGACAGCACCGACGCCCGCGAACGCCGGTCGATCCACCGTTCCCGGCTGATCAACGCCGTCGGTGCGGTGCTCACCGCCGTGGTCCTGGTGGTCGTGATGATCACCAAATTCACCCATGGCGCCTACCTCGTCGTCATCGCCATCCCGGTGCTCTACGTCCTCATGCGGGGCATCCACCGCCACTACACCCACGTCCGCGAAGAACTCCAGCCCGACGACGAGTTCGAACTGCTCCCCAGCCGCGTCCACGCGATCGTGCTCGTGTCCACATTGCACAAGCCCAGCCAGCGCGCGATCGCGTTCGCCCGCGCCACCCGCCCCGACACGCTCAGCGCCATCACCGTCAACGTCGACGATGCCGACACCCGCGAACTGCAACGACAGTGGGAACAGCGCTCGATGAAGATCCCGCTCAAGGTGATCGAATCCCCCTACCGCGAAATCACCCGCCCCGTCGTCCAGTACATCAAGAACCTCCGCCGCGACAGCCCCCGCGACGTGGTCTGCATCTACATCCCCGAATACGTCGTCGGCCGCTGGTGGGAGAACGTCCTCCACAACCAGAGCTCCCTGCGGCTCAAGGGACGTCTCCTGTTCGAGCCGGGGGTGATGGTGACGAGTGTGCCGTGGCAGCTCAGCTCCACCAACCGCCGCGACCTCCAGCGCGTCCGCCCCCTCCCCGGCGACATCCGCCGCGGCGTCACCACCCAGCGCCGATCCTGA